A window of Populus trichocarpa isolate Nisqually-1 chromosome 17, P.trichocarpa_v4.1, whole genome shotgun sequence genomic DNA:
CTAACAATATCAACAGAAACATAGTTATCATAGAATGTAATAATGGATGCAACACCTATTAAAgctaaatcaagaattataccATCAAGACATGTAGGACAGACATCCTCTTCTTCCGAGGAAGAATAAACATATCCAATTCCAACTGTTGCTTTTGCTGATGAGAGCTTTAATGAGGATCTAGAATGCTGTTCCTTGCCTCCTTCACAAGCAGATGCATTCCATTTGTCTCCTGTTCTGAAGGATTCAGAATCAGCATCATTATCACTTCTCAAGGGTTCTGATTCCTCGTGTGAATGACTGGAACCCTTCTCTCGTCTTGAAACCAGACCATCACGCTGCAAGCGCAAGCATCTGGGGTCAGCATCATAGGGCAAGGGCCGCGGAGGAGATCGGTACATTTCAGCAAGAGAGTTGTCAAGAGATGAAGAAGTCAGAGATGCTGCCCCTTGAATGGATGAAGGGACAGAATGCACTTGCCCTCTACGAAATATTGAGGTATACTACAAACATtgagggaaaagaaagaagaaagataatATTTAGAACTCCATTAGAAGGAATATGAACTAATATTGAATTGCATTTCTAATTCCATGCAAATCAACTTGGAAGTTCTGAATAAACACTTTTTCATATAAACGTGATGCTcgtacaaataaaatcaaacaaatgcATTGCAATCAAAAATTCACTTTAGCTAAAACTAATAATCTGGAGGACTCTCCATGGTAAGAAGCGCACCAACCAATATGCTTTCATTTCTTTCCAACTTCTACCACCCATTGCATTACCATGGTGGTAAATACCAATAGCAATATAGAGGAGTCATGTGCTCAAAAGTGGCAGCAACAAtgttacaagtaaaaaaaatagtaccTTAACCAGCTAATGGGTGTATTTAGCTCGTCCTTTAGATCACTAAGATATCTATGCCTTTAACAATCATTAATTTGTCAACCATTAAGAACCAACATTCAAGAGCAAAACAATGCAGATGCCTTTCATCTTTAGGCATCATTCTTTCCTTCACACTCTTTCACTCATCCATTTTATACCTCAcaggttaaataaaaaacccagTCAAcagccataaaaaaatatagtaatatatGATACACCGCATAAGACCTCTAATCCTATTGCCATGAGGAAATGCAGGAGGGGAAGCATACCACATGTAGGAAATTCTGGACAAAGCAACTGAGGCACAAGCAGTTTCTATATTCAGAATTCTCAGGATTCATATAATCCTCAAAATCATCAACATGCAAACAGCAACAAACAGAACCCATTGTGTCAGTTCCAATCTCACTCGCTACAGCAATTCTCCAATATCACCAACAAAGATTAATGCCACTGGCCATAAGCATCAAGAAGTATTCTCTTGCACATTATATAGAGAATGAGAGAGGACTCTAAGCTCGTAGGAGTTCAATAGCCTCCACGAACCAGTATCCTCATTGTCTTAGTTTCCAAATGCCAATTGcctcctctttttttccttttgttgaaCAACTCGTGGGGCTTAATACTTTTCTGCCTGTAAATCAGGAGAGAATCATGTTAAAAAGATCGTGTCACTAATAAAAATCAGAAAGATTCACTAGAATGATATCACTAGAGCAAATTGGAGAGCTAAATTAAGCAGtttgatttcttcaattaattcaGCTTTACAAACAGATACCCCATCATAGACATTAAAAAAACGACTTTctccatgaataaaaaatgacttaaattgATAGCTATATTCAAGTTGTACGAGCATGATCAGTACAAAGAATCTTCAATCAACTACCAAATTAACTAAAAAGGTAATGGtgaaaaaaattggtttgatAAGTTTCAGAGAAAACCGAGGATTGTCAGTCaagaattttctttctttttccaggAAGAAAAATGGCAATCATTGCTTGCTCTTTACAAAACTTCCTATCAAAATCAGATAAAGGGTTCTTTCTTTTAATAGAAAGAAACAATTTTGAACAATCAAAAACTGAAATTGAGAAACCAAGAGACAGACCTCCACAAACATCCCCCATAAACGATCACcaagcaagcaaaaaaaaaaaaaaaactttctcaaTTACGTCCAAAACCCATCAAAAAACCAAGTGAAAACAACAGGGTCAACACAAAAACAGACATGGATCATTAAAATGAAAGACAACCCGTTGAGATTTTCACGTGTTTAAGACAAATTTGAggtcttaaaagaaaaggaaattgagaatgatgtaaaaaagaaagcacCTTGTAAGAGCTGAGACAAGTTGTAGAAAAGAACAGGTAATGATTATTTCGATATCAGTTTCGGCGAGAAAAGCTATGAATTTGCGGGATTAAAGGTGAGTCTTTGTCTGTCTTCTGTACCTTTGGTGGTGGGTGGTGGAATCAATCCACTTCCAACTTGTTAATTACACAATAATAGTACTTCAACCTATACTAATACAATTCTGTGTCATCTTATCATTTATTATCGTCGTTATGGTTACTCTTTactttattttgtcttttattatttaatgaatttatttaattgtggggcatccttcttcttcttttttacgtTTCCTTTTGGTTTCATACCAAGTATATATATGGCAtttcgtaaaaaaaaataggtttaacagatattataaattatattttttatattgaaggttttgagagagaaaaattaaatagaattcatgtaaaattataaaattatagtatacattaattaattatatatttttaaaattacaattatagTAAAACACAGTTTTGACTTAACTCAACACACTATAAAATGAATCCTAAGGTTACATGAGATAACTATTATATATTTCTCAAGGCCATTTTAAAAGAGTATTGTTACATTTTTTTACTCatacttattttattattcactataataataaaatgatattcttACCCTTCTAAAAAAGTCAATTGTCTTTGTATTAGGggtattttaatctttttattaggagtgagaaaaaaactgaaaaaccgattaaactgagaaaaccaaaaaacaataaccgaaaaaaccaaactgtgaaaaaaaaccgattaaactgattaaaatttaaaaaaaaaccgaccggttcggttcagttttggttttatagacctgaaataaaaaaaacgaaccaaaactaaacaaaaaaaaccgagtcaaaccaagTCGAACCggtttttcttctaaaaaactgaaccgaaaccggtcggtttgaaccaattttggtttttttaaaaaaattcggtttgattattgttttttacaaaaaccaaaccgaaccgaaaatgatcacctctacttacttttcatgttaattaaaaagttCTCAAgagtataattatatatatttttttattttttaagcataataaaataacttgaatacttttaaaataaaaaatatatatataaaattggcAATAGGGGTATAAATGTCTTCATCTATTCATGTGCCTTGGAATTAAAATTACAATCGGCATGCTATAATTGATTCATCTATTATACAAGTATAATAGAATGTGAAATTTTGGGCTTGAGTAAGAATCTAATTATGATAATTTGCTAGACCGGCATGCTATAATTAAAGTGTGCTACTTGTTAATTACTTACTAAGATTCTCTTGCTATAAATTAAGAGGTAGGGATTCACTTGCCTTTTTTCATTAAACAATTGTTACAAGTGGTGCTGGCACGAGAGCATCTTGACCATCTATgaactatttaattttatattaagttttaaTGTCCGTTGAGAAAtatggttttagttttttttaaatgtttttcatgctgaaatatattaaaataatatttttttattttttaaaattatttttgagattagcgcatcaaaataatccaaaacatataaaaaaaatttaatttttagcaaaaacatttgaatttttttgaaacgcGATTTGCATCAAGTTCTCaaatattgtttatatattaaaaattttgcttCAAATTTCAAGCTCGTCATTTTCCTTCCTCGAAATGGATTCGAATTTCACATGTAGTAGTAGGCAAGGAAAACttagaattttgaatttcaaatctcataaatttaccataaaatatatttttagagcttttctataattttaatatactaatatcaataaaaaaaaaacatttatttaagtatatttttaagtaaaaaaacattatacgccataatctcaaacaattattaaaaaaaaaatcaaatcagtgGGAGGAAATGGAGAAATCCAATTCATTGAAGGGGGCAAGGTTGTTTTCCAGTGTAATTTACTCAGGCTTGGAGTGTGCGGTAGCCATGGTTATGGTCATTAAGTAGTCAAACTTGTATGGTTAAATATTCCATCAGACGACACGTATTTTGATCCTTCCCTTTAAAACTTATCTTCTTACAGACCATGAGCCATTTCAGTCCAATTGGTGTGAGGTTGCATTGGGAGAAATCAAGGGAGAGACGACATGTGTCTATTGATAaaccccctaaaaaaaaaaaaaaaaaacctttggtGGTAGGgataatttagtctttttataaGTCCTATTAATTATTAAAGCTTTGACTAGAGGTAAATGTAtcttttctaaaatttcaagcacaataaaataatgattttaccTTTATAATCagaaaaattaaaccatatgtCCACGTGCCCTTTCAccgtaattgttttttgttatttcaagatTTATGAAGGGTAGGGAGATATTTTTTCgtagattaaatattatttaaataaaaaaatatgaacatgTAATTAGCGTAAGCATCAACACATAGATGATAACTATGCACTTTAAACAAGACATGCGGCTCCTCTTAGCAACCGAAAATTCCATATGACCatgttactttttattttatttttcttttcttttttcattctcaaaaattatagtttgatcCTCTTTATTATTGCtaattcaattttagtttttatttttttgatttaaattttttattcttgatatttttgtagatattttttttgctttcaatttcatcattcaatctcaatttatcatatatatttttttaatttgatcattattttttttatttttcttaggctttttgttgaatttaattttcttttcaatttcatccataaataaaatttttgtttgtatttcttatttcagttttgattctcattcttttttttgtctttttattaaattgatttttcttttcaatttcaatattcaataaaagataaaatttacttggtatttcaattttaatcctcattcttttaattgccatattttttttttgttttgaatccttttgtataattgaaattatttttcaatttaatcattcaatatttgattgattgagaattgagtttcatggtttttttaaacaagattTTTACAGTCTAATGACCCAAATCacaaatttgaaaagttaatgtaggttgacattgttttttattttttattaaaagaaaaggctttATGATTGTCTTCGCTTTCTTTTCTATCTAGTTATCATGATTACTAAGGTTACAAGTTTACTATGTCAGCTCGAGTTGACTTAAAAGGCTTTATGATTGTCTTCGCTTTCTTTTCTATCTAGTTATCATGATTACTAAGGTTACAAGTTTACTATGTCAGCTCGAGTtgacttaaataatttttttaggtatattttttacctaattttGCCCTTTTCGTATTTAATGGGTTGGCAATTGagttacaatgtttttttttttggaaaaatatttctttttcacaGGTTATTGtgatctttcttttttagtttgatccataataaaaataaaattaacttatttgaCCTAGTACCAAGATTTTCTTCCTTCTATGACTTGGTTTGATAGACAATTCCCCACTTTAGCGTATAGTTTGGTTAAGTGTACAATGCTATTTGggataaacaaattatttaaatgcaTTAAAAGTCGTGGCTTCAACATGTCATCAGGTGATGAAGTTTCCTGCTGAGGCTGATTGGGATGGTGAGAAGTTATCAAGCCCTAAATCAAACGATGTCGTCTAATAAAAGAGTTACGAAAGAAGAGATCCTTTTCTGGTTAACATCCTTGATGTTCGACAGAGCGTCATGATAAATAGAAGACTTGCCCTAGCCAAATAATAATTCGATTTCGTCTCCATCGATGACTCCAATCTAAGTAAGAATGTAACTATCACTGTAGGTTTGAAAGCTCATGTctcaaagaaaattaattaagtgttattttaaaaatatttaaaaaaatatataaattttttttttgtttttttatttcaaattaatattattttagtgtttttatatcattttgatacgttgatatcaaaaataattttttaaaaataaaaaaaatattattttaatacattttcgagtaaacaacactttgaaaagcaaccgcaacctaaataaatagttttttataaaaaattgatttttttaatatgttttttcattttaatatgtgaaaaataaatttttaaaaattaatttaatatatttttaaaaaaacgatCATTACATCAATATATTCATTACCGCATTCTTAGTCAGTCGCTCTGAAAGCTACTGGAGaaataacatcaatatattcATCTGGTCTCTAAACACACATAGGCTGTGCCAAAGCTGAATGTCAACCAGTTAAAAGGAAGAAAGGACGCTTATTGAAGAGATGAAACAATTAGTGATTCGAGAAGAGCTGCGAAAACTAGCTTGAAGGCAGGATTTATTATAAAAGTAGATTTCCATGTCTGGTTTTGCAACCTGGTTTAGGtcaataaccaataaaaaaaaaatggtgaatgTGCATCAGTTTCATGAACTCAGACAATGCATATCTCAGAAGACAAGTTAGGTCGCGGtaagctaaaaaaacaatttgctaGCCagagcatatttatttttgtgttttaaaaatatattttaaaaaattattttattattttttatattttaaattgttttttttaagtttttttagattattttgatatattaatagtaaaaataattttttaaaaaaatataatttttaatatattttttaaaaaactgtaaTTATACTATTAAATAAACTATTATCGGATACAATCACACAATATGGGCTTTCAAGTCTTTTGGATATGTTTTctgtcaaaaaattatcttaacccaatagtttaggttattaaataatattttaatatatgatttatattattctctaacacaccccctcaagtgaaagtgaAAGCTTTTTAGATATGTCTTTtgtcaaagaattatctcaagccaatagcttaagttattaggtaagatttcaagatatgatttttattattgtctaACATATCCCCTTAAAGTGAAAGCTTTtttgacttgaaacttgcacagacccacattatattatgtttaatttttatcaaataaatgaaaatgatgagattcgaactcgtgatcgttTGATTatcaaggttctgataccatattaaagaactatcttaattttattagataagatctcaaaatataatttatattattttttaatatttttatgatgttatcatGTATTGATAAATTAGGATGACGAAGAGAAAGACCTCGTTTGCCAATAATCTAGGGACTTGCTGCTATAGATTCACGTGGTTAGGAAAGTTCAAGGATTTTATGATCatctacaagaaaaattaaagttgcTTGGTGGAGGGGACGATCGAGCTTTCACCCTGATCTAACCTCGTGGACGCAGATTGAACTACACCTGTATCAGCAAAGAGCCTAATAAAGCAACTCTCTTGTATCAAAATgttataagattatttttttctgatcgttaaaattgagaattaattcaaataaaaaacaagaagtaaATAGAAATTGGATTtcttaaaattctaattattatattaaattttttgaagtgAATATTTCATTGGTAGGTTATACAAtactctaaatggtgtgggggaatcactATTCCCCCACACCTAAGTCACTGttgattacaacagtaatccacagtgcttttctctcattttctttttttttttgtgtttttttatttttttccaacttttccttcttttttttttgtttttttcctccaaaattactttcttttttttttcaactttcctttttttttttttcatttaattttttttttaaaaaattatctttgttgattttactttttaaatattgagctggttaaaaattttgctttgtaatttttttcctttaaaatactgtggattactacggtgttttcccacatagtttttctattttatttttttatttttaaaaattatacaatactctaaatggtgtgggggaatcactgttcccccacacctaagtcactgtggattacaacagtaatccacagtgcttttctctctctttttttgtatttttttattttttttccagcttttctctcttttttttttgttttttttctttttttttctccaaaattactttcctttttttttccaactttgcttctttttttcccatttaattttttttagaaaaattatctttgttgattttactttttaaatattgagctggttaaaaatttcgctttgtaattttttttctttaaaatattgtggattgctatggtgttttcccacatagtttttattttttatttttttattttttaaaattatatttgtcgattttttttatattgagcttattgagaatttagttttgtaatttttttctttaaaacattattgattgctacagtgtttctccgcatggtttttttttttttgtttttttatgattttcttcgaaattatctttttttattttattttttaatattgagctggttaaaaattacagttacaatatgtgagaaaaacactgtaactctcctcgcaaattactgtggattgctacagtgttttttcccatatggtttttttctgttttgttatgtttttcccaaAAATTGTccttgtcaattttatttttaaaatattaagctggttaagaattgcaattacaagtaaatacaagtttttctcacaaaacactatggattgatacattttttcctcacatggtttttttccagtttcttttgtgttttctttttttttataatatttttttccaaaattatctccgttgattttttttttttaatattgagttggttagaatttaactttgtaataaaacttattaatgtggggaaaacactgtagctttcctcacaaaacattgttaaaaattacaattacaagtcattacaaataaggttaaatcatgcggggaagcattgtagctttcatcacaaaacactatgaattgctatagtgtttccaacatgattttttccctttttttgtgttttttttttaatatttgttttcctaaaattatctctgtcgatttgatttttttaatattgagctgattaagaatttaactttgtaattttttttctttaaaacattgtgaattattgcagtgttttcccatatgatttttttattatttttttcaaaattatctttgtctatttttttt
This region includes:
- the LOC18107348 gene encoding E3 ubiquitin-protein ligase At3g02290; translated protein: MGSVCCCLHVDDFEDYMNPENSEYRNCLCLSCFVQNFLHVYTSIFRRGQVHSVPSSIQGAASLTSSSLDNSLAEMYRSPPRPLPYDADPRCLRLQRDGLVSRREKGSSHSHEESEPLRSDNDADSESFRTGDKWNASACEGGKEQHSRSSLKLSSAKATVGIGYVYSSSEEEDVCPTCLDEYTPEDPKIMTKCSHHFHLGCIYEWMERSDSCPVCGKVMVFDETT